Genomic window (Alnus glutinosa chromosome 9, dhAlnGlut1.1, whole genome shotgun sequence):
AGGCCCTATTCCTTCCTATCCTTGCACCGATTCTTCCTTTGTCAGGCTCCTTGATTTCTCTCATAATCTTCATAGTGGCCAAGTTCCTAGTGGACTGGGGTCATGTTCCAAACTAAAGGTTTTTCGGGCAGGTTTTAACTCACTCTCAGGATTGCTTCCTCGTGATATCTACAATGCAACGGGGCTAGAAGAAATCTCCTTACCTTCCAATGACCTTTCAGGATCCATAAACAGTGACATTGTGAACCTTACAAAACTCACCAACCTTGAGTTATATGGAAATGAATTGAGTGGCAAGCTCCCTGCGAATATTGGAAAGCTCTCCAAGTTAAAGTACTTACTTCTTCATACAAACTCCTTAACAGGTTCTTTGCCCCCATCTTTGATGAATTGCACAAATCTCACAGATTTGATTTTACGGCACAATTTCTTTGAAGGAGACATCTCCACCTTTAACTTCTCTGCTCTTCGTCAACTTACAACTATTGACCTAGGGTTTAATACCTTTTTCGGTAACTTTCCAATAAGCCTTTACTCATGCAAGTCCCTAAGAGCAGTTCGACTTTCTTACAATAGACTAGAAGGACAAGTCCTACCAGAGGTGGCTCAATTGGAATTCTTGTCTTTCCTTGCACTTAGTTATAATAGGCTAACCAATATCACAGGGGCAATCAAGATTCTGATGCATTGCAAGACTCTCAGCGTAGTCCTCCTTGGAGGAAATTTTTTGCACGAGGCAATACCAACTGATGATAGTATAGTTGGTTCTTATGGATTCGAGAATATCCGAGTTTTGGGTCTTGGTGACTGCCAATTGATGGGCCAATTTCCCATATGGCTATCTAAGCTTAAGAAGCTAGAAGTTCTAAATCTAATTTCCAATCGTATCACAGGTTCAATTCCTAGTTGGTTGTCAACTCTTCCAAGGCTCTTCGCTTTAGACTTATCTAATAACCTCATTTCAGGTGAATTCCCGAAGGAACTTTGTACATTGCCAGCATTAGTATTAGCAAGGACTCTAGTAGACAATAGCTACTTGAATTTACCTATTTTTTCTGCTAGAGATGGTACCTTAGGCCAGTATAATGTTCTTTCGAACATGCGACCAACAATAAAAATTGCAAACAACAGTCTTTGTGGCAACATCCCTATTGAGATTGGTGGTTTGAAGTTGCTTCGTCAACTGGATCTCAGGCATAACAACTTCTCAGGCAACATTCCACATCAAATATCTGAGCTCTCAAACTTGGAAGTACTGGATCTCTCTACAAATCGGTTGTCCGGCGAAATACCGGAATCACTAAGTAGGCTGCATTTCTTGTCTCGTTTTAGTGTTGCAAACAATAATCTGCGTGGACCAATACCATCAAGCACTCAGTTACAAAGCTTTGATGCCTCTGCATATGAGGGAAACCTTGGACTTTGTGGCCCCCCACTTCCACATGAGTGTGCCGATATTGTTAGTAGCAATGAAGACATTAAGGATGAGGAAGATGGGCCTAGAATCCCATGGTTTCCAGTTAGTGTAGTGCTCGGTTTCATTGTAGGTTTTTGGGGAGTTTGTGGTCCtctgatttataaattaatgtcTGCCTAGCAGTGTCTTTGGCCAGATTGcacatttctttaaaattacaTATTCGTTGCTCTAGAGTTGTTATCAATTTGGtttctcaattttcaatttgaaaGAATTAGTTTTCATTGTTGTCTGGATATTCCgtctttaaaaaataagggaagctaagaaaaaaaaaaaaaaagcaaatcagttcttattgaaagaaaatatgttgcaattttctgcagaaacagagTCGAAAAACAGGGAAGTTGGGAGCTgcaaaatctgattttttttttttttttttttctattcttttctctcGTTCTAGCAGTTGCAACTTCAAATGTTAATCATGTCAATTATACAACCCAGATTTTTTGTGGGCAAATTTAATCAAACTGAGCAATTTTTAAGAGCTTATAATCAAATTCAGTGGAGAGAGTCATTAACATCATTCCTACGTACACCAAATAGTGAGTGATCTTTCATTATAAGTTTTAAATTAGTCCTCTCTTTTACCTAACAATACCCACTTGGCAACTTGCAGCAACGA
Coding sequences:
- the LOC133878491 gene encoding receptor-like protein 3; this encodes MIHDYMHASSGMSNQTRTMQDLMPRHLLFTLLFLFGIFSANHACNQTDRSSLLSLSFNTSSPPLNWSSIDCCRWEGISCDDKGQVTHIWLPYKGLKGSISPSLGNLSYLSHLNLSHNSLSDPLPMGLFSSLNQLKVLDLSYNRLFGDISGWPASTEIVDISSNHFNGTIQSSFIQRAWRLVELNVSNNSFAGPIPSYPCTDSSFVRLLDFSHNLHSGQVPSGLGSCSKLKVFRAGFNSLSGLLPRDIYNATGLEEISLPSNDLSGSINSDIVNLTKLTNLELYGNELSGKLPANIGKLSKLKYLLLHTNSLTGSLPPSLMNCTNLTDLILRHNFFEGDISTFNFSALRQLTTIDLGFNTFFGNFPISLYSCKSLRAVRLSYNRLEGQVLPEVAQLEFLSFLALSYNRLTNITGAIKILMHCKTLSVVLLGGNFLHEAIPTDDSIVGSYGFENIRVLGLGDCQLMGQFPIWLSKLKKLEVLNLISNRITGSIPSWLSTLPRLFALDLSNNLISGEFPKELCTLPALVLARTLVDNSYLNLPIFSARDGTLGQYNVLSNMRPTIKIANNSLCGNIPIEIGGLKLLRQLDLRHNNFSGNIPHQISELSNLEVLDLSTNRLSGEIPESLSRLHFLSRFSVANNNLRGPIPSSTQLQSFDASAYEGNLGLCGPPLPHECADIVSSNEDIKDEEDGPRIPWFPVSVVLGFIVGFWGVCGPLIYKLMSA